The following nucleotide sequence is from Gymnodinialimonas phycosphaerae.
GTCCAAGGGCGCCTGCAAAGCAGAATAGCAGATTACGCAGCATCAAGCTCTCCTTGGGTTGGTTTTCATGGGCCATCTGGTGCGCCCGATGGGGGTAGCCGTAGGGCGGACCCTGGCCCGCCGCGCGGTCGGGCGGCCCCGAGAAAGGAGCCGCCCGAAGCATGTGTCAGCCGTTTTAGTAGATCCGGCCGCGTGCCTGCTCCAGGATCATCAAGACCTGGTCCAGGGTGGAGGGATCGATCATGAACTGCTGGAAGCCCTGCATGGCGACCTGCGCCATTTCCGCCGGAGCATCGCGGTCGAAGAATTGCGCGATGCCACCGCCCGCGTTGTTCGACAGCATGTCGAAGCCCGCGTTCAGGAACTCGTCGTCATCGACTGCGGATCCGGAGTTCACCGGCAGCTGACCCAGGTTGTCACCGTTGTTGATGAGTGTCTGGTTTTCAGCGGATGTCACGAACAGAAGAAAGGCTTCCGCCGCTTCCACGTTCTCGGCGTTGGCCGCGATATGGAAGGTATCCGTGGGGGCATCTTCGCCCGGCTCAATCGCCGGATCGATCTGTGGGAACTGGTAGAAGCCCAACTGATCGTCGCTGAGACCCGCTTCACGCAGCGGCGCCACGGCGAAGTTGCCCATCAGGTAGGCGGCGGCCTCCCCGTTGACCATGAACGGCAACGCCTCCTGCCAGGAGTAGGACTGGTGGTCGTCGATGAAGGCGCCCATGTCGATGAGGGTCTGCCAGTTCTCGAAGGTTGCGCGCACGCGCGGGTCCGTCCACTCGACCTCACCAGCGGTCAGGGCCATGTGGAAGTCATAGCCGTTGGTGCGCATGTTGAGGTAGTCGAACCAGCCGCCAGCAGTCCATAGGAACTGCGTGCCGATGGTATAGCAGGAACGGCCCGATTCAACGATAGCGGCGCAGTTTGCCAGCTCTTCTTCCCAAGTCGTCGGAGCTTCAAGACCGAGTTCGGCGAAAATGTCTTCACGGTAGTACACGCCCCACTGGTAATACGTGTACGGCACGCCCCAGATGCCGCCATCCATGGTCATCGCGCCTTGGGTGGAGGCGAGCGTTTCCGACAAGCCACCCTCTTCCCAGAGGTCCGAGATATCCATGAACAGGCCCGCATCCACGTAGGGGCCCATGCGGTTGCCAGCGTACCAGTTCACCACGTCGGCGGTGCCGGACTGCAAGACGTTGCGAATCTGTGTCTTCCACGCTTCGCGGTCGGTGATGACCAGTTCCACCTCAACGCCGGGGTTCTCGGCGGTGAAACGCTCGACCATGCCTTCCATGACCGCGCGCGGTGCCGGGTTCGACATGTCCGAGAAGATGCGCAGGGGGCCAGAAACGCCGTGGCCTTCTGCATAGGCAACGCCCGTAAGCATGGTCGCTGCAGCCAGTGCTGCGGCACCGGTCTTGTAAATGGATCGCATGGTGTCCTCCCTAGGATCGTAAAAAATCTGGTTCCACTATGTGAAACTCGGTTTCTTATATTGAAATCTTAGGCCGAACCTGCCTAGTCTTGTCAACACCTAAGCGCGGCGGCTTCGCGCAAATCGCGGCAGACGGCTGGAAGATGTGGAGGACATCAACCAGCACCATAAGGGAGGAAAGACAGTGGTGGGCGACGTTGCCGACAGCCAAGACGGAACGGTGGGCAAGGCCCTGTCGGTGCTGGACGCCGTGGCCTCTTTCGGGCGGCCCGTACGATTCGGTGAACTTCTGACCGAAAGCCCCTATCCCAAGGCAACGCTCTATCGATTGGTGCAGGTCCTGACCAAGCAATCGATGCTCGTCTATGATCCAGATCGCCAGACCTATTCCCCCGGCCTGCGCCTTGTGCGGCTTGCCCATGCGGCGTGGCAAACGACGTCGCTGGCTCCGGTGGCACGCCCATACCTGGAGGCCCTTTCGGCTGAGGTCGGAGAGACGATCCACCTTGCACAGCTTGATGGCGGCAGCGTGCTTTACGTCGACAAGATCAACGCCCGTGACCCGTTGCAGATGTATTCCCAGGCCGGAAAAGTGGCGCCGTGCTATTGCACGGGCGTGGGTAAAGCGATGCTCGCCTTCCTGCCCGACGCGCAGTTGGAGCCGATCCTGCGCCAGCAAAGCTATCACGTGTTCACCGCACACACCTATCCCGATGCCGATGCCCTGCGCGCCGAGTTGCGCGCCATCGCCAAGCGCGGCCATGCCTATGACCGAGAGGAGCACGAGCCGGGAATCATCTGCGTTGCGGTCCCGATCCTGACCCGTGCGGGCCGCGTGTTGGGCGCGGTCTCGGTCACATCCTCGACGGAACGCACCACGCTTCAAGGGCTCGATGCCCACCTGCCGCGCATCCACGCTGCGGTCTCATCCATCGCGGGGGAGGCCCAGGACTGGCGCTTCCCCGACGCAGCAGAATAACCCAAGGGGAGGACGCGGCACATGTCGGGCCTGCAACTCACAGACGTGATCAAACGCTATGGCAAGACCCAGGTAATCCACGGAATCGACCTGACGATTGAAGACGGGAAATTCTGCGTCTTCGTCGGTCCCTCGGGCTGTGGCAAATCCACGCTTCTGCGCATGGTTGCAGGGCTGGAGGAAACCACGGAAGGCACGATTGACATAGGCGGGCGCGACGTGACCCGCGCCGATCCCGCCGCCCGCGGTGTGGCGATGGTGTTCCAGACCTACGCGCTTTATCCGCATATGACAGTGGCCGAGAACATGGGCTTTGGCCTGAAGATGAACGGCTACCCCAAGGCTGAAATCGCCGAAAAGGTCGCGGAAGCCTCGCGCATCCTGAAGCTGGACGACTATCTGGCGCGCAAGCCCAAGACCCTGTCCGGCGGTCAGCGCCAGCGTGTCGCCATTGGCCGCGCGATTGTACGGGGGCCAGAGGTGTTCCTGTTTGACGAACCGCTATCAAACCTTGACGCCGAGCTGCGGGTGGAAATGCGGGTGGA
It contains:
- a CDS encoding IclR family transcriptional regulator, which gives rise to MVGDVADSQDGTVGKALSVLDAVASFGRPVRFGELLTESPYPKATLYRLVQVLTKQSMLVYDPDRQTYSPGLRLVRLAHAAWQTTSLAPVARPYLEALSAEVGETIHLAQLDGGSVLYVDKINARDPLQMYSQAGKVAPCYCTGVGKAMLAFLPDAQLEPILRQQSYHVFTAHTYPDADALRAELRAIAKRGHAYDREEHEPGIICVAVPILTRAGRVLGAVSVTSSTERTTLQGLDAHLPRIHAAVSSIAGEAQDWRFPDAAE
- a CDS encoding ABC transporter substrate-binding protein, translating into MRSIYKTGAAALAAATMLTGVAYAEGHGVSGPLRIFSDMSNPAPRAVMEGMVERFTAENPGVEVELVITDREAWKTQIRNVLQSGTADVVNWYAGNRMGPYVDAGLFMDISDLWEEGGLSETLASTQGAMTMDGGIWGVPYTYYQWGVYYREDIFAELGLEAPTTWEEELANCAAIVESGRSCYTIGTQFLWTAGGWFDYLNMRTNGYDFHMALTAGEVEWTDPRVRATFENWQTLIDMGAFIDDHQSYSWQEALPFMVNGEAAAYLMGNFAVAPLREAGLSDDQLGFYQFPQIDPAIEPGEDAPTDTFHIAANAENVEAAEAFLLFVTSAENQTLINNGDNLGQLPVNSGSAVDDDEFLNAGFDMLSNNAGGGIAQFFDRDAPAEMAQVAMQGFQQFMIDPSTLDQVLMILEQARGRIY